Proteins encoded within one genomic window of Pedobacter africanus:
- a CDS encoding RagB/SusD family nutrient uptake outer membrane protein, with product MKLKIKTGMLLILAALAISCKKELDKDPLSNPKEENYWRTEGEANKALVACYAKLKEPIFSNGKNQSGNGLYWEALSDNASNTSGYESFDVVMRGDHNSATTGIISKTFTFGFQGIAACNYFLANVDRVPNLLESTNKKMKAEAMFLRAYYYNELTQLYGDLPLILQPAVPGGDFLNTPRSPKADVVTQILKDIDYAIANLPQIAYTDGRAVKGAAIALKTRVLLNNERFGEAATTAWSLIGDPANPFQLAPDYAGIFFGGQANNKEIMFSVQFRAPDDYHSLDQVIGGRMSIFPTVEMRNAYEPNDPRRKMTIFEAGDPWAYNPAGFKQLGSTAEGQIPYTGMAIKKWVNLSINNASGATLSDQHMIKIRYADFLLMYAEAMFESGQGADSRALKALNDVRARPGVNMPPKLALTREIIRNERRVELAFEGLRYNDLIRWKIAAQVIPQIPYNNAGAKRKFKSYLFPIPLGQMDIMRNVWTQNPDFL from the coding sequence ATGAAACTAAAAATAAAAACCGGAATGCTGTTGATATTGGCTGCGCTGGCCATATCCTGCAAAAAAGAACTGGACAAGGATCCGCTTTCCAACCCTAAAGAAGAGAACTACTGGCGTACAGAGGGAGAGGCCAATAAAGCCCTGGTAGCTTGCTATGCCAAACTCAAAGAACCTATTTTTTCCAATGGCAAAAACCAGAGTGGAAATGGCCTGTATTGGGAAGCACTGTCGGACAATGCCTCGAATACATCGGGTTATGAGTCCTTTGATGTGGTGATGCGGGGCGATCACAACTCTGCCACAACTGGTATTATAAGCAAGACCTTTACTTTTGGCTTTCAGGGGATTGCAGCATGCAATTATTTTCTGGCCAATGTAGACCGTGTGCCAAATCTGCTTGAGTCAACCAATAAAAAGATGAAGGCCGAAGCGATGTTCCTGAGGGCTTATTATTATAACGAACTGACGCAGCTTTATGGCGATCTGCCCCTGATTTTACAACCTGCAGTACCAGGGGGAGATTTTTTAAATACCCCACGTTCGCCGAAAGCTGATGTTGTTACCCAGATCCTCAAGGACATTGACTATGCCATTGCCAATCTGCCGCAAATTGCCTATACAGACGGGCGTGCAGTTAAAGGTGCGGCTATTGCTTTAAAAACAAGAGTGCTGTTAAACAATGAGCGTTTTGGCGAGGCGGCTACCACAGCATGGAGCCTGATTGGCGATCCTGCCAATCCTTTCCAGCTGGCACCAGATTATGCAGGTATTTTCTTTGGCGGCCAGGCCAACAATAAGGAAATCATGTTCTCGGTACAGTTCCGTGCCCCAGATGATTATCATTCGCTGGATCAGGTAATCGGCGGACGTATGTCTATATTTCCAACAGTAGAAATGAGAAACGCCTATGAACCCAACGATCCGCGCAGGAAAATGACCATTTTCGAAGCGGGCGATCCATGGGCTTATAATCCCGCGGGTTTTAAACAATTGGGAAGTACAGCTGAGGGGCAGATCCCTTATACCGGGATGGCCATTAAAAAATGGGTAAACCTTTCCATAAATAATGCTTCTGGGGCAACGTTGAGCGATCAGCACATGATAAAGATCCGCTATGCAGACTTTTTGCTGATGTATGCTGAAGCCATGTTTGAAAGCGGGCAAGGCGCAGACAGCCGCGCGTTGAAAGCCTTGAACGATGTAAGGGCAAGGCCTGGTGTAAATATGCCGCCTAAACTGGCACTCACTCGCGAGATCATCAGAAATGAGCGCCGCGTGGAGCTCGCTTTCGAAGGTTTGCGCTATAACGACCTGATCCGCTGGAAGATTGCAGCCCAGGTTATCCCTCAAATACCTTACAATAACGCGGGGGCAAAACGTAAATTCAAATCTTACCTGTTCCCGATACCTCTCGGGCAGATGGATATCATGAGGAACGTTTGGACACAGAATCCTGACTTTTTGTAA
- a CDS encoding TonB-dependent receptor gives MNFYTQSVCKPRGFVHKFLLVMKIATILLVTVFLQFAQASRAQRITLSQKGARLEQLFKEIRKQSGYDFFYDLNALKNAKRIDLSVQNETLEEVLKRCFEDQPFTFVIKDKAVIVKPRERQSAVNDAAVVQQKIDIKGKVTDDKGGPLPGVSIKLKGSNTGTMSDSNGNFALTLPDGSGTLVFTFIGFAPQEVQVNNRTSFNVVMKEEDKALTEVVVVGYGTQKKVNLTGAVASVSGNELTTRQAPNTTSLLQGRMPGVQVTQNSGQPGAEAASIQIRGMGTFSKASNNPLILIDGVEGDLNNVNPNQIENVSVLKDAASAAIYGSRAANGVILVTTKAGKAGRLNVDYNYNFGSQRATSMYDRITNSVEFMELLNKAIDHTGTSTNQRYTPAQIEAYRQGAITNPAQYPSFDWMDAIFRKAPMQQHYLSVNGGKEGTTYNFGAGYLDQDGMLIATGYKRYDAQFNFKTELNKRVTFGTNISFSKGKRNETALNGNFDGNSTEDQILSALAAHPTFTPKLPDGSGRYAAKAYIFEGGNKNPVAMAENGGRYLNNHYALASAYLNVDILPGLKGEIKGAVKYNERETKVHIVGVPGYMFLPETNGSYLYNTQWNGTVGENNLTVRDDKDVQYTIFGTLNYNKKIAENHNLNALLGVSQETFRYDRLQGFKRNAPSDDLLDPSIFEPGGQTVEGFSYEWALQSLFGRLNYDYKEKYLLELNFRYDGSSRFPTGNKWGFFPSASAGWRINQEDFLKDVNWINSLKARASWGQVGNQNVNRTLLGEAMPYPYQSVLNPYLYFIGGSLQQGVTQTDLINRNVQWETTTVTNLGLDFSLFNSSLSGSVEWYNKRTTDILRELQVPDFIGLAGPTVNNGEMKNTGFEFLLGYQGKINDFRYKVQGNFETYKNKLVKFGAREIDNSNGYIRQEGLPYNSFYMYLFDGIYQNQAEIDNGPTPLVKPKPGDMKYRDVSGPNGVPDGKITTDDRVVVGGAFPKFNYGLTVNADYKNFDLSFFFQGVQGRKIYVREWGIAPFRQAGPPPTFWRNAWDGEGTSNTIPHIFNELYAPNTQVSDWWLQDASYLRLKNLQLGYNLPAKLLNKAKIQALRLYVSGDNLLTFTNFFEGSDPERASANGRAAIYPQAKIYSFGLKVTL, from the coding sequence ATGAACTTTTACACACAATCTGTATGTAAGCCAAGGGGCTTTGTACACAAATTTCTACTGGTGATGAAAATAGCCACCATATTACTGGTCACCGTATTTTTGCAATTTGCCCAGGCAAGCAGGGCACAACGCATCACTTTGTCGCAAAAAGGTGCGCGACTGGAACAGTTATTTAAGGAAATCCGCAAGCAGAGCGGATACGATTTCTTTTATGACCTGAATGCATTGAAGAATGCCAAAAGAATAGATCTCTCTGTACAAAATGAGACGTTGGAAGAAGTGCTGAAACGCTGCTTTGAAGACCAGCCTTTTACCTTTGTGATTAAAGACAAGGCGGTAATTGTAAAACCAAGGGAGCGCCAGTCGGCCGTAAACGACGCTGCTGTTGTACAGCAGAAAATAGACATTAAGGGCAAGGTAACTGACGATAAGGGTGGGCCGCTGCCGGGTGTAAGCATCAAGTTGAAAGGCAGCAATACCGGAACCATGAGCGATAGCAATGGTAATTTTGCATTGACACTGCCCGACGGTTCAGGAACGCTTGTTTTTACTTTTATTGGTTTCGCCCCACAGGAAGTCCAGGTAAACAACAGGACCAGCTTCAATGTAGTCATGAAGGAAGAAGATAAAGCGCTTACGGAAGTGGTAGTGGTGGGCTATGGTACCCAGAAAAAAGTGAACCTGACAGGAGCTGTTGCTTCTGTTTCTGGTAATGAGCTTACCACCCGCCAGGCACCCAATACAACATCTTTGCTACAGGGCCGTATGCCTGGTGTACAGGTAACCCAGAATTCCGGACAGCCGGGAGCGGAGGCCGCAAGTATCCAGATTCGTGGTATGGGCACGTTCAGTAAGGCCAGCAATAACCCACTCATTTTAATTGATGGAGTTGAAGGGGATTTAAATAATGTGAACCCCAATCAAATTGAAAATGTATCAGTGCTGAAAGATGCCGCTTCTGCAGCCATTTATGGATCCAGGGCAGCAAATGGTGTAATTTTGGTGACCACAAAAGCAGGTAAGGCCGGCAGGTTAAATGTCGACTACAACTATAATTTTGGTAGCCAGCGTGCCACTTCCATGTACGACAGGATTACCAATTCTGTAGAGTTTATGGAATTGCTGAACAAGGCAATTGATCATACCGGAACAAGTACCAATCAGCGTTATACGCCTGCACAAATTGAAGCTTATCGTCAGGGTGCGATTACCAATCCTGCTCAGTACCCTAGTTTTGATTGGATGGATGCGATTTTCCGTAAAGCGCCTATGCAGCAGCACTATCTGAGTGTAAACGGAGGTAAAGAAGGTACAACCTATAATTTTGGTGCGGGCTATCTGGATCAGGATGGTATGCTGATTGCCACTGGTTACAAACGTTACGATGCACAATTTAACTTCAAAACGGAGCTGAACAAAAGGGTAACTTTCGGAACCAATATTTCCTTCTCAAAAGGAAAACGTAATGAAACGGCACTAAACGGAAATTTTGATGGGAATTCCACCGAAGATCAGATCCTGAGCGCCCTTGCCGCTCACCCTACATTTACCCCTAAGTTACCCGACGGTAGCGGAAGATATGCCGCCAAAGCCTATATATTTGAAGGCGGTAATAAAAACCCGGTAGCCATGGCCGAAAACGGTGGGAGGTACCTGAATAACCACTATGCTTTGGCTTCTGCTTATTTGAACGTGGACATCCTTCCAGGCTTAAAAGGCGAGATCAAAGGTGCCGTAAAATACAATGAAAGAGAAACCAAGGTGCATATCGTTGGTGTTCCAGGATACATGTTCCTGCCAGAAACCAATGGCAGCTACTTGTACAACACGCAGTGGAATGGAACGGTTGGTGAAAACAACCTGACGGTCCGCGATGACAAGGACGTACAGTACACGATTTTCGGAACCCTGAACTACAACAAAAAAATTGCAGAAAACCATAACCTGAATGCATTGCTTGGCGTTAGTCAGGAAACCTTCAGGTACGACCGCTTGCAGGGTTTTAAAAGAAATGCACCATCAGATGACCTGCTGGACCCAAGTATTTTTGAACCAGGCGGACAAACCGTTGAAGGCTTTAGCTATGAGTGGGCCTTGCAATCCCTGTTTGGAAGGTTAAACTACGATTATAAAGAAAAATACCTTTTAGAACTAAATTTCCGCTATGATGGTTCTTCACGTTTCCCAACAGGAAATAAATGGGGCTTTTTCCCTTCGGCATCAGCAGGATGGAGGATCAACCAGGAAGATTTTCTTAAAGATGTAAACTGGATCAATAGCCTAAAAGCAAGGGCATCCTGGGGACAGGTAGGTAACCAGAACGTAAACCGTACGCTTTTAGGGGAAGCGATGCCTTATCCATATCAATCGGTTTTAAACCCTTATCTCTATTTTATAGGGGGTAGTTTACAGCAGGGGGTTACCCAAACCGACCTAATCAACCGCAATGTACAATGGGAAACCACAACGGTTACCAATTTAGGTCTGGATTTCAGTTTGTTCAACTCAAGTTTGTCTGGTTCGGTAGAATGGTACAACAAACGGACTACAGATATTTTAAGAGAACTACAGGTGCCTGATTTTATTGGTCTTGCCGGGCCAACGGTAAACAACGGAGAAATGAAAAACACTGGTTTTGAGTTCCTGCTGGGCTATCAGGGTAAAATAAATGATTTCCGTTATAAGGTACAGGGTAATTTTGAAACCTATAAAAATAAACTGGTAAAGTTTGGCGCACGTGAAATAGACAATTCCAATGGTTACATCAGGCAGGAAGGCTTGCCTTACAACTCTTTTTATATGTACCTGTTTGATGGGATTTATCAGAATCAGGCAGAGATTGACAATGGACCGACTCCATTGGTAAAACCAAAACCGGGCGATATGAAGTATAGGGACGTAAGCGGGCCGAATGGTGTGCCAGATGGTAAAATAACAACGGATGACCGTGTAGTGGTGGGCGGGGCTTTTCCCAAATTTAATTACGGTTTAACAGTAAATGCCGATTACAAAAACTTTGACCTCAGCTTCTTTTTCCAGGGGGTACAGGGACGTAAAATTTATGTAAGGGAATGGGGAATTGCGCCTTTCAGACAAGCGGGGCCGCCACCTACTTTCTGGAGAAATGCCTGGGACGGCGAAGGGACTTCCAATACCATTCCACATATTTTTAATGAGCTCTATGCGCCGAATACACAGGTTTCTGACTGGTGGTTACAGGATGCTTCTTACCTGAGGTTAAAGAACCTGCAGCTGGGTTATAACCTGCCAGCCAAATTGCTGAACAAGGCAAAAATTCAGGCCCTAAGGTTATATGTGTCGGGTGATAATCTGCTTACCTTCACCAATTTCTTTGAAGGAAGTGACCCGGAAAGGGCTTCGGCAAACGGAAGGGCAGCCATTTACCCGCAGGCAAAAATTTATTCATTCGGACTTAAGGTTACGCTTTAA
- a CDS encoding FecR family protein — MQKDPHKLLEKYKSGNCSEEEKAIVESWYLELERQQAPAHEVITKSKDQVWTSLAEKTTRPLEKTASGKVYLFKAAAWAAVVFLVVSVVYLTGNRQKDVPMANGSAKDDVVPGGDKAFLTLANGRKISLTDAANGEIAKEAGLSITKTADGQLVYTVKEDTETSTNLLNTIETPKGGKYQINLPDGTRVWLNAASSLRYPAKFVGDKRMVTLTGEGYFEVAKNREMPFIVKTAGQEVHVLGTHFNINSYADEGSVKTTLAEGSVRVIPAAEAEKITLKPGEQSELDNKGIKVKKADLEAVLAWKQGDFIFDGEDLKSIMRKVARWYDVEVIYKGVFDHLKFGGSISRSKNISSVLGIMEETGSVHFHIEGKRITVTDTTK; from the coding sequence ATGCAAAAGGACCCGCATAAATTATTGGAAAAATATAAATCCGGTAATTGCTCTGAAGAAGAAAAAGCAATTGTGGAAAGCTGGTACCTGGAACTGGAGCGGCAGCAGGCACCTGCGCATGAGGTCATCACGAAAAGCAAAGATCAGGTCTGGACCTCACTGGCTGAAAAGACTACCAGGCCTTTAGAAAAAACTGCCTCCGGAAAGGTATATCTTTTTAAAGCTGCTGCCTGGGCAGCTGTAGTGTTTTTAGTGGTGTCAGTTGTGTATTTAACCGGCAATCGCCAGAAAGATGTACCTATGGCAAATGGCAGCGCAAAAGATGATGTCGTGCCGGGCGGGGATAAAGCTTTTCTGACCCTGGCCAATGGCCGGAAAATTTCCCTTACCGATGCTGCCAATGGCGAAATAGCCAAAGAAGCCGGATTAAGTATTACTAAAACTGCAGACGGACAGTTGGTTTATACAGTAAAAGAAGATACTGAAACCAGCACCAATTTATTGAATACTATTGAAACCCCTAAAGGGGGCAAATACCAGATTAATCTTCCCGACGGTACCCGGGTTTGGCTAAATGCAGCCTCTTCATTGCGCTACCCTGCAAAGTTCGTGGGAGATAAGCGGATGGTAACCCTAACCGGAGAAGGCTATTTCGAAGTAGCAAAAAACCGGGAAATGCCTTTCATCGTTAAAACCGCCGGTCAGGAAGTACATGTACTGGGTACCCATTTTAATATCAACAGTTATGCCGATGAAGGCAGTGTTAAAACTACCCTTGCTGAAGGTTCAGTTCGTGTAATCCCGGCTGCGGAAGCTGAAAAGATAACTTTAAAGCCAGGAGAACAAAGCGAATTGGACAACAAGGGCATAAAGGTGAAGAAAGCAGATCTTGAAGCAGTGCTCGCCTGGAAGCAAGGTGACTTTATTTTCGATGGGGAAGACCTGAAAAGCATCATGAGAAAGGTAGCCCGCTGGTACGATGTAGAAGTAATCTATAAAGGCGTATTCGACCACCTTAAATTCGGAGGATCCATATCGCGCTCAAAAAATATTTCATCCGTATTGGGAATTATGGAAGAAACCGGCAGCGTGCATTTCCATATAGAAGGCAAGCGTATTACCGTAACAGATACAACAAAATAA
- a CDS encoding TlpA family protein disulfide reductase: MMTKFYTLALILITGSGINALAQTPATAEKVVFKGKADVKYNGEYVYLFSNQPKMVRDSAKISNGAFRFSRPFTEAGEYAFYSGYEKRTTGDYSVLIIPFEKASEMSIKADMRRFNLSEVKGSSGFFIYDAFAKATDPVYEKLMNDLINKYGKAYLYDMKRDTTAQKYKDMIAEYTTGKAVYNELLKKHLISTVNMYPNSFASVLLMQSYVENLDLPTAEALSKKLAPMVMDNFFGHNLLSQINGRKNSVIGNFIEDFTLNDPQGQPLKFSSLKGRYVLIDFWGSWCGPCHVAFKELRTLYAKYQGKGFEILGLATENSKAAWLKDLEKEKLPWLQVIDEQGNKSVSLEQFAISKYPTTVLVDPTGKIIGRDLNMKALEAILDKL; encoded by the coding sequence ATGATGACTAAATTCTATACATTAGCCCTGATCCTGATTACAGGATCAGGCATCAATGCTCTTGCACAAACTCCAGCAACAGCAGAAAAAGTTGTTTTTAAAGGCAAGGCCGATGTGAAATACAACGGGGAATATGTTTACCTGTTTTCTAATCAACCAAAAATGGTCCGCGACAGCGCAAAAATCAGCAACGGTGCTTTCCGCTTTTCGAGGCCATTTACAGAGGCTGGTGAATACGCCTTTTACAGTGGTTACGAGAAAAGAACCACTGGAGATTATTCGGTGCTGATCATTCCTTTCGAAAAGGCTTCAGAAATGAGCATCAAGGCAGATATGCGGCGTTTTAATCTATCGGAAGTAAAGGGGAGCAGCGGTTTTTTTATTTATGATGCATTTGCAAAAGCCACAGACCCCGTTTACGAAAAGCTGATGAACGATCTGATCAATAAATACGGTAAGGCATACCTGTATGATATGAAGCGGGATACCACGGCGCAGAAATATAAAGATATGATTGCGGAGTATACCACAGGAAAAGCAGTCTATAATGAACTGTTGAAAAAGCATTTGATCAGTACAGTAAATATGTACCCAAACTCCTTCGCTTCGGTGCTGTTGATGCAAAGTTATGTAGAGAACCTGGATCTCCCTACTGCGGAAGCCTTGAGTAAAAAGCTCGCTCCCATGGTAATGGATAATTTTTTTGGCCATAATTTACTGAGTCAGATCAATGGCCGTAAGAATTCCGTTATCGGCAATTTTATAGAAGATTTTACTTTAAATGATCCGCAAGGACAGCCGTTAAAGTTCTCTTCGCTAAAGGGCAGGTATGTCCTGATCGATTTCTGGGGAAGCTGGTGCGGTCCATGCCATGTAGCTTTTAAGGAGCTGCGGACCTTATATGCCAAATACCAGGGTAAGGGATTTGAGATTTTAGGGCTGGCTACAGAAAACAGTAAGGCTGCCTGGCTCAAGGACCTGGAAAAGGAAAAATTGCCCTGGTTGCAGGTGATAGATGAGCAGGGCAATAAAAGTGTATCCCTGGAGCAATTTGCAATTAGCAAATATCCGACTACGGTGCTGGTCGACCCGACGGGAAAGATCATAGGCCGGGACTTAAACATGAAAGCGCTGGAAGCAATATTGGATAAATTGTAG
- a CDS encoding RagB/SusD family nutrient uptake outer membrane protein has protein sequence MKYIQFRLLLLLLVAGTFISCDKQLNVYPTNKLVDGNVIIDLKSAETVLNGVYYAFAYAGTDNITGIESVRWATVNEIMPSELAGTVAYAYGQDGFMNMAYRNPNNILSSKWEYGYDMVNAANGFLKNVAPVENIPAERKKQMIGEAKFLRAFANADLLLYFGQYYDINSKYGIILRDEFVSAEQIRMARSSVAASYNAILKDLDDAIAGLPPRGSKIHYANLWAAKMLKARVLINRGAAGDYEQVVGLTEDIILNSNFKLEPNLKDLFHVKGFSSEEVMLAVQPFPTERYKFYLNNTSVDFYVTPALKDLLANDPRKDWMYKDAKNINGILPSITKYFSGNVMAPLKAPLVCNSYAFRLTEAYLTQAEAITLAKGDLTKAKSNLKTVMGHAGLTDFSKVDEAVTPDALQLLIVQEVRKNFLQESGLDWLAMRRLPMATLQGIRPAVKSRFSFILPIPVAEMSANGLMEPNPAE, from the coding sequence ATGAAATACATACAATTCAGATTATTGCTGCTATTGCTGGTCGCCGGTACTTTTATCTCCTGCGACAAGCAACTAAATGTTTATCCTACCAACAAGCTGGTAGATGGTAATGTGATCATAGACCTTAAAAGTGCCGAAACCGTATTAAATGGTGTTTATTATGCCTTTGCCTATGCAGGTACAGATAACATTACGGGAATAGAATCTGTGAGGTGGGCTACCGTTAACGAAATCATGCCTTCAGAACTGGCCGGAACTGTAGCTTATGCTTACGGACAGGATGGATTCATGAATATGGCCTACCGCAATCCCAACAATATCCTAAGTTCTAAATGGGAGTATGGCTACGATATGGTAAACGCAGCCAATGGTTTTCTAAAGAATGTAGCACCAGTAGAAAACATCCCGGCAGAGCGGAAAAAGCAAATGATCGGAGAAGCGAAGTTCCTGCGTGCTTTTGCAAATGCAGACCTGCTCCTTTATTTCGGGCAATATTATGACATAAACAGTAAATATGGGATTATACTGAGGGACGAGTTTGTATCAGCAGAACAGATACGAATGGCCAGAAGTTCTGTAGCGGCTTCTTATAATGCGATACTTAAAGATCTGGACGACGCGATTGCCGGTTTGCCCCCGAGAGGCAGTAAGATCCACTATGCCAATCTGTGGGCAGCCAAAATGTTAAAGGCCCGTGTGCTGATCAACCGCGGGGCAGCAGGTGACTATGAACAGGTAGTTGGCCTGACCGAGGACATCATTCTAAACAGTAATTTTAAACTTGAACCAAATTTAAAGGACCTGTTCCATGTAAAGGGTTTCAGCAGTGAGGAGGTGATGCTGGCAGTACAGCCTTTTCCGACTGAGCGTTACAAATTTTACCTGAACAACACGAGCGTAGATTTTTATGTCACACCGGCTTTGAAGGATTTGCTGGCCAACGATCCGAGGAAAGACTGGATGTATAAAGACGCCAAAAACATCAATGGCATCCTGCCTTCCATCACAAAGTATTTTTCAGGAAATGTGATGGCACCGCTTAAGGCCCCCTTGGTATGCAACAGTTATGCTTTCCGCTTAACAGAGGCTTACCTTACCCAGGCCGAGGCCATTACTCTGGCAAAGGGAGACCTTACAAAGGCAAAATCAAATTTGAAAACAGTGATGGGGCACGCAGGGCTAACTGATTTCAGTAAAGTAGACGAAGCAGTTACACCTGACGCCCTGCAATTGCTCATTGTACAGGAAGTAAGGAAAAATTTCCTGCAGGAAAGCGGACTGGACTGGTTGGCTATGCGCAGGCTTCCTATGGCCACGCTGCAGGGCATAAGGCCTGCCGTTAAATCCCGCTTCTCTTTTATACTTCCAATTCCGGTGGCCGAGATGAGCGCCAACGGTCTGATGGAACCAAATCCTGCTGAATAA